The DNA region CTTAGCGCAACAAGGTAAAATTGCACAGATGCTGCACTTAGGGTTACCTGATGAGTTTATTAAGCACGGTAGCCAAGAAGAGATTCGTGCTGAATTGATGCTTGATGCTGCAGGCTTAGAGGCTCAAATCAAGCAGCGCATGGACACCATGTAAGACAATGGCGCTGGCCGCACCGGCCAGCAAGTCATCCACCATAATGCCCGCCCCGCCTTTTAAGTGACGATCACACCAGCCAATTGGGCCTGGCTTCACGATGTCGAGAAAGCGAAAGAGAATAAACGCGCCAAGTACGTTATACCAAGTAAATGGTAAGGCGATCATAGCGATCATATAGCCGGCTATTTCGTCCCAAACAATGGCAGGGTGATCATGCACACCCAGCGTTCTTGCGGTATAACCACATATCCACAGACCGCCGATACTGGCAATCAGCGTGATGATGGTATAAGTCAGTAGGCCGGTAAATTGCATTGCGTATACCAACGGTATCGCGGCAAGGGTACCAAATGTTCCGGGTGCTTTTGCTGCAAGTCCACTGCCAAAACCAAAGGCTAAGCAATGAATGGGATGCAGCAATAAACGTTTCATAAATTACTCAGCAGACGTATCGGCTAGGGGTCGGAAGTGTTCAAATCCGTGGGTGATATTGGGTAATTGCCACGGTTCATCATCATGCAGTAATTGAATTACTTCAGCTTCACTGGTAATACGTCCAATGCATACAGGTTTACTTGGGCTATGCGCTGTGACTGTATCAAACAAACCACGTTGCGTTTCCGGAACGGTGAAAAGTAACTCATAGTCATCGCCGCTCGTTAATGCATAGGCGAGCGCTTGTTCTTCGGAGAGGCTTTCAGTTAATGCCAGCGAAAGTGGCACTTCATCAACACTGACGCGTGCGCCAACGTGCGATGACTTTAGAATATGCCGTAAATCGGCAAGTAAGCCGTCAGAAACGTCGATAGCGCTGCTGGCAATGCCTCGAAGCGATTGCCCTAAGGCAACACGAGGGGATGGAAAATAAAGACGCTCTGTGAGCTTACGTTGGTAATCTGGGTTCAGTTGTTGGCGATGCTGACGCGCTGCTAGCGCCAGTCCTGCGTCGCCGAATGTACCACTCACATAAATCCAGTCGCCTGGCTTCGCACCGCTACGTCGTAGCGCTTTACCGGTTGGCACAAACCCATGCGCAGTCACTGTTACCGAAAGAGGCCCTTGCGTGGTGTCGCCACCAATTAATTGACAGTTGTAGTAGTCGCAAATTTCACGCAAGCCATGGGTAAAACCGGTTAACCAATCTTCGTTAATTTCCGGCAAGGTTAAAGCTAAACTAATCCACGCAGGTTCAGCCCCCATTGCAGCCAAATCACTCAGATTAACCGCTACAACTTTATGACCTAACGCGCGAGCTGGCGTTTCACTATCGAAATGAACACCCTCAACCATGGTGTCGGTAACAATCACTAATTCACTGTTTTCAGGAACACGTGCAATTGCACCATCGTCACCGATACCTAAATCAACGTCATCGCGCTGCGGCAGGCGATGCGTGAAATAGGTTTCGATGAGATCAAATTCGCCAAAGGCCATATAAATAATGCTTACTGTCGTGCAGCACGGAGTGAATCGATTGCTTTATCAAGCACACCGTTTACGAAACGATGGCTATCATCAGCACCAAATGCTTTCGCTAATTCAATGGCTTCATTAATGGCGACTTTGTACGGAACGTCTAAACGCTCACGAAGCTCATAAGCTGCCAAGCGCAATACGGCACGCTCAACTTGGTCAAGATCTTTAAACGGACGGTCTAGGAATGGCTCGAGTGCTTCATCTAACGTCGATGATTGCCCAGCAACACCACGAACTAACGCCAGAAAGTAATCAACGTCTACTTTACTGGTGTCGTTATCAGTTAAAAACTGGGCTTCGATATCGCTCATGCTGTTTTGCGACAATTGCCATGAGTAAA from Pseudidiomarina andamanensis includes:
- a CDS encoding phosphatidylglycerophosphatase A family protein, with amino-acid sequence MKRLLLHPIHCLAFGFGSGLAAKAPGTFGTLAAIPLVYAMQFTGLLTYTIITLIASIGGLWICGYTARTLGVHDHPAIVWDEIAGYMIAMIALPFTWYNVLGAFILFRFLDIVKPGPIGWCDRHLKGGAGIMVDDLLAGAASAIVLHGVHALLDLSL
- the thiL gene encoding thiamine-phosphate kinase; its protein translation is MAFGEFDLIETYFTHRLPQRDDVDLGIGDDGAIARVPENSELVIVTDTMVEGVHFDSETPARALGHKVVAVNLSDLAAMGAEPAWISLALTLPEINEDWLTGFTHGLREICDYYNCQLIGGDTTQGPLSVTVTAHGFVPTGKALRRSGAKPGDWIYVSGTFGDAGLALAARQHRQQLNPDYQRKLTERLYFPSPRVALGQSLRGIASSAIDVSDGLLADLRHILKSSHVGARVSVDEVPLSLALTESLSEEQALAYALTSGDDYELLFTVPETQRGLFDTVTAHSPSKPVCIGRITSEAEVIQLLHDDEPWQLPNITHGFEHFRPLADTSAE
- the nusB gene encoding transcription antitermination factor NusB, translating into MKPAARRKARKLAVQAIYSWQLSQNSMSDIEAQFLTDNDTSKVDVDYFLALVRGVAGQSSTLDEALEPFLDRPFKDLDQVERAVLRLAAYELRERLDVPYKVAINEAIELAKAFGADDSHRFVNGVLDKAIDSLRAARQ